The Ascochyta rabiei chromosome 12, complete sequence DNA window AAATTGGTTCACGTGCGCCGAAGCTGCCTGGCAGTCAACATCTACACCACACCGAGAATTGTCTTGCACTTCACCAGCTAGTACGCATGCAATTGTACTGCATACCTTGCTTTCCCAAGACTTGCTGTCAGGATCTCCAAGAGCCCACTCAAGTGAGATGTCGGTTCTTCAGGATTCGACCACGAACACTTGCAGTCGCGAGGGTCGCGCATGTTATCTCTTATTTTGAGAAGTCTTGTGAGCTGAAGTGCTTTGCTTCTTTCAAAGTCAAACGCTAACCCTGATGCCTTTCCTAACGCCGGAGCCTACAGTACAATGCATCGGTCCTCATTTCCTTCCTTTTGTCGTATTGCCGCATCCAACCAACCACTCTTATAACTCATACGAGCTTCTGCTTGACGAAGAATGCTCGCAGATGTGTCAGTTGCCATGCGCAAGTGACACCTAGGATGGCGAGCTGGATCAGGGTCCAACGGACAACACGGGAGTTTGTGCTCTCGGACTGGTCGCGGAACTCGGCTTCACGCTCCTGTGTGGCTGTTAGCATGTTCTCGCACGCGATCTGTGAAGCCGACAAGCTGCGGATAACATACCCTCTGGAAGATCTGCTCTCGCCTCACGTCCTGCAACCTCGAGTTCAAGTCCTGGACCTTCTCCACCAGTGTCTGAACATGGGCTTTATCTGTGCTCTCGATCCTGCTTGTCTCTCCAATAGCCATGTCCAACGTGAACTTGACGGAGCCGTGAATGCCACTGCCCAACCAGCCTCCACTCTGTACATTCTGAGGGGTGACGCAAATGCGATGCTGGCCGGAGTCAGCGGCGCTGAAGGTGAATTTGCCCTTGCCAGCACCGCGTTGGGCAACAATGCGGTGGTTGTTGTCGAATGTCTCCTCAACAGTGATGAAGACGCCTACGTCCGGCTTCGATTGGAAGGATTTGGTCGCATCGTCCCATACTTCGGCGTGATAATGTCCTGCAGTGGTCAGACTATATTCTAGAAAATCGCAAGTGCAACTGTTGTGGCGGTCGTACCAACAACCAAAGTGTCTTTGGGAAGCTCTTCGAAGAAGCACTTCTGGACTGCGCCGTCGATGAAGAAGTGCAGGGCTTGAGCTGGAACTGCCAGCGCAGCGGCGAGCAATACGGTAGGTTTCCACATGTTGGTTGCTTTGCTCCGCGGTGAATTGGGCGTGCGCAGAGTCGGAGGGTGAATCTTGAGGCCGCCGTGTCGCCAGGTGGTCGATTGGTCCACGCGTGGCCCGTGCACCATCCCTTAGAAACGCGTCAAGATGGTTGCTTTAAACTTCAACTCCGACGAACACGACGGCTTTAGAGATTACTGGCAAACAATTCTCGGTTTgtacctactactaagtcATTTGGAGAAGCCGTATAAAAAATGAGAGGCCTCCCTGGAGGCAGTCATTTCACACCGTCTGCAGTCACAATGTCTTGTCGTGCTTGCCTGCACTAAAGGAAATTGTAGACACGACCTCTTCATCACAACACAGCAGATAGGAAAGTCAATCATGACGTGTGTCTGTTTGCCTCATCTTGACACTGTCTTCGCTTCTGTCTCTGTGGAGGCTGACCCCGCATATCGGTAAGCTTGGACAACATCGAGCATTTACCTAGGCAAACGTATGCCAATCTCAATGGCAATTTCAAAAGCACTCCAACCCCCAGTCCATACACCCTCAGAATTGATCTTGCCTCCTCTCTTCTCCACGTCTTTTATTGGCAGTCTCTTGCCTGCTGTTCGTTCCAAAGGCTCAATTGGAGATCGTGTACTCACCTACCTAGACCTCGGTTCATCTTGACATCCAACATCAGCAGCTTCAAACCGGAAAAAGTTGACGAACGCTTTACCAAACTCCAATATGACGGTCTTTGAGCCCAGCGCTCAAAATTTCATTACTCTCAAATCAATACCCAAGACTATCGTCATCACAGGCGCGTCCTCTGGAATCGGTCTCGCGACAGCTCAACTCTTATCGTCTCTGAACTCTCAACATAATCTTGTCTTGATCGACCTCAACCCTCCTCCTCAAGCGTTCAAACACTCTGCCTCCCACTTGTTAGTCCACACTTGCAACGTTACATCCTGGCCTGCCCAACGCGCCGGCTTCGAAGCGGCCTACAAGCGCTTCGGTAGGATTGACTGTGTCTTCGTCAACGCTGGCATTGCGGAGTATGGCGATTTGTTCTTCAATGACGAGCTAGATCGCGACGGAAAGTTGAAAGAGCCGGACCGGAGGGTATTAACCCTTGACATGGATGCTGCCAGCGACACGACGAAACTCGCTATCCACTACCTTCGCAAGAACCAGGAAGGTGGCGAGATTGTACTGACAGCTAGTTTGGCGGGATATTTAGCGAGTGCTGGTGCGCCGCTGTACTCTGCTGCTAAACATGGTATGTCTTCTCAAGGAAGGAATAGGACCAAGTGTGAATGAGGTACTAATATATGGTGTAGGTGTGGTGGGCCTTATGCGCGCACTCAAGCAAGAATGCGCTAAACTATCCATTTCCATCAGCGTGATCGCTCCAGGCATCACAACCACACCTATTCTGACAGCTAACAACAAAAGTCTGAATGCTTCACCAGAAGATTATTCTAGGGATATGGCTGCAAAGGGTGTGCCCATCAACAAACCTGAGAGCATCGCTCTTGCGGTGTGCTGGCTGTTCAACGAGCAGAGCAAAGCGAATGGAGCGGGTTTGCTGATCCAGGGGGATAAGTTCGCGGACCTGGAGAGAGGATTGGCCAAGAGCAGAGAGCAGTGGATGGGTAAGGAGATGTTGGCGTTGTTCAGGGGAGGGCGAGCGGCGCCGCTCTTTGATCGTTTGGGGGCCAAGACGAAGGCTAAGATTTGATGTAGGAATGGTGTCAACAGGACAGTCTGGGTATAGCTCATTAAGATTACTGTTCTTGTTTTCGATAACAGATGTATGCCGAAATGGCCTCAAAGATCTTGAGATAGGATCGTCGCGCTCAAAATGCCCCATGAGATTATGTGGCCCAACCTTTACGAGATTCTCACTCGACCTGCTTGTAGCACAACGCCAACCCACGGTGCTTCTCTAAAGGAGTGATGTAGGTAACTGCGGCCTTGGGTCTTTAATTTAGTACAATAGAAGTCACGTGAGCAGGCGAATTGGAGGCGTGGGTCAAGGAAACTTTTACACATGCATGTTTTCTACAAGTTCAGAAAGGAGACCACGCAGGTTTGTAACCTTTCTGCCAGCTTGTGTGAAACCCAGACTATGCACAAGTTGCGCCGCGTCCGGAAACTGTCCCAAAACCACTGAAGCCTTCAGGCTACACAACGCCTGCTAGAAGCGACGCGTAGCCATCAACTCGCGCAAGCTGAGAGGCGGGGAAAGTTGGGTAAAGTTGCGGGCGTGTTAACTCCGTAAACTCGCCAAGGCGCGTGCGCGCGCCTGCCATCCCTGTCGGTGAGCTCGAAAACACAAAGTACACAAGAGCTGTCCACCAACACACCATCGCGGAGCCACCACCATCGTCGGCGCGCCTTTCGCGTCATATCCGCTCGATTCCATCCACGATCTATCATGTTTTCGCCGGAAGCATCGCTGCAGAGCGCGCGTAGCTCACTGCGTGGCACTCGACGACGCCAGCGCGACTCTAACGGACACGACCAGCCTCGACGAAAGCGCAGTAAAATT harbors:
- a CDS encoding emp24p/erv25p- protein codes for the protein MWKPTVLLAAALAVPAQALHFFIDGAVQKCFFEELPKDTLVVGHYHAEVWDDATKSFQSKPDVGVFITVEETFDNNHRIVAQRGAGKGKFTFSAADSGQHRICVTPQNVQSGGWLGSGIHGSVKFTLDMAIGETSRIESTDKAHVQTLVEKVQDLNSRLQDVRREQIFQREREAEFRDQSESTNSRVVRWTLIQLAILGVTCAWQLTHLRAFFVKQKLV